In one Trichlorobacter lovleyi SZ genomic region, the following are encoded:
- a CDS encoding CheR family methyltransferase, whose amino-acid sequence MSEEEFRLLRDLVYSHCGLWFDDQNSYLLEKRLSRRLAVHQLKSFREYYQLLRFNRKRDQELEEIMDLLTTNETYFFREEYQLKAFTDEIVPEICAARGTREHNHRIRVWSAGCSTGEEPYTIAMLLLEMECLKDWSIEIVGTDISQRVLQHARRGIYGPSAFRSTDDYYKNRYFAPQPEGGFRVLDNVRKLVTISHLNLLDSTRMKMLGSFDLIFCRNVIIYFDQTAKKKVVESFYQVLRDSGYLLLGHSESLMNITTLFNLRHFKNDMVYQKPVGSTFGGA is encoded by the coding sequence ATGTCTGAAGAAGAATTCCGGTTGCTGCGTGACCTGGTTTACAGTCACTGCGGCCTCTGGTTTGACGATCAGAATTCCTACCTGCTGGAAAAAAGACTCAGCCGTCGTCTGGCTGTTCATCAGCTGAAATCATTCCGTGAATACTACCAGTTGTTGCGCTTTAACCGCAAACGCGATCAGGAACTGGAAGAGATCATGGACCTGCTTACCACCAACGAAACCTATTTTTTCCGTGAGGAATATCAGCTGAAGGCCTTTACCGATGAGATTGTTCCTGAGATCTGCGCTGCCAGGGGGACGCGGGAGCACAATCACCGTATCCGGGTCTGGTCTGCCGGCTGTTCAACCGGTGAAGAACCGTATACCATTGCCATGCTGCTGCTTGAAATGGAGTGTCTGAAGGACTGGTCGATCGAGATTGTTGGAACCGATATCAGCCAGCGTGTCCTGCAGCATGCCCGCCGCGGCATCTATGGACCATCGGCATTCCGTTCAACCGATGATTATTATAAAAACAGGTATTTTGCCCCGCAACCGGAAGGTGGCTTCCGGGTTCTGGACAATGTCAGAAAGCTGGTTACCATCAGCCATCTGAACCTGCTGGACAGTACCAGGATGAAGATGCTGGGTAGCTTTGACCTGATTTTTTGTCGCAATGTCATCATTTATTTTGATCAAACGGCCAAAAAAAAGGTGGTTGAATCTTTTTATCAGGTTCTGCGGGATTCCGGTTACCTGTTGTTGGGGCACTCTGAGTCACTGATGAATATCACGACCTTGTTTAATTTGCGCCATTTCAAGAACGACATGGTGTATCAGAAGCCGGTCGGCTCAACATTTGGAGGGGCCTGA
- a CDS encoding DUF1987 domain-containing protein, translated as MAHLDIPQTASTPLISFDPEVKKLRISGESYPENSFAFYAPVLAWLKQYLQDNRQLTIAITITYMNSSSTKCMLDLLDIMEDAYGRSANVSITWYYDLENPRSFELAEEFCEEVSFPFEIAALNK; from the coding sequence ATGGCACATCTTGATATTCCTCAGACCGCTTCAACGCCGTTGATCAGTTTTGATCCTGAGGTAAAAAAACTGCGTATTTCCGGTGAGTCCTACCCCGAGAACTCCTTTGCCTTTTATGCGCCGGTGCTGGCGTGGCTGAAACAGTATCTGCAGGACAACCGGCAGCTGACCATTGCCATCACCATTACCTATATGAACAGCAGCAGCACCAAATGCATGCTTGATCTGCTGGATATCATGGAAGATGCCTATGGGCGGAGTGCCAATGTCTCGATCACCTGGTATTATGACCTTGAGAATCCCCGTTCTTTTGAACTGGCTGAGGAGTTTTGCGAAGAGGTCAGCTTTCCCTTTGAAATAGCGGCACTTAACAAATGA
- the leuS gene encoding leucine--tRNA ligase, whose protein sequence is MSADQKYTPAGVEAKWQQQWEAQKTFKVTEDPSRKKYYLLEMFPYPSGRIHMGHVRNYSIGDVVGRFKRMRGFNVLHPMGWDAFGMPAENAAIKNNCHPAAWTYENMAYMRDQLKQMGLSYDWDRELATCDVSYYRWEQKLFLEMYKRGIAYKKQSFVNWCPSCETVLANEQVEDGGCWRCDTEVVQKELEQWFFKITDYAEELLDFTNKLPGWPERVLVMQRNWIGKSTGCEIDFALDGRDGAIRVFTTRPDTLFGATFMSLAPEHPMALELTAPERRAEVEAFIDKVKKTDRIARTSDDQEKEGVFTGSYCINPTNGRKMPVYLANFVLVEYGTGAVMAVPTHDQRDFEFAKKYDLPLVVVIQPEGETLDPATMTAAYTEVGTMVNSAQFDGQKSDAAKDSIATWMEGQGKGKKTVNFRLRDWGVSRQRYWGSPIPIIYCDCCGVVPVPDKDLPVVLPRDVHFTGEGGSPLATLESFTKVDCPLCGKPARRETDTMDTFVESSWYFLRYCCPDFEDGMLDKARAQYWMSVDQYIGGIEHAVLHLLYARFFTKVMRDLGYVDVDEPFTNLLTQGMVIKDGAKMSKSKGNVVDPDALIKRYGADTARLFSLFAAPPEKDLDWNEQGVDGCYRFLNRVWKLVHEQLEAVAAAPALDPSALSDEERTLRRAVHKTLKKVTEDIDERFHFNTAIAAVMELMNTLQGARLNTPQAAAVMKEALELVVIMLAPFVPHITEELWQLLGHTTPLSATTWPAWDSEAVLDEELLVVVQVNGKLRSKLSVAVGIDEEAIKQLALADDKVKVFTDGLQIRKVIYVPGKLVNIVVG, encoded by the coding sequence ATGTCAGCAGACCAGAAGTATACACCGGCCGGGGTTGAGGCCAAATGGCAGCAACAATGGGAGGCTCAGAAGACCTTCAAGGTAACTGAAGACCCTTCCCGGAAGAAATATTATCTGCTGGAGATGTTTCCCTATCCCTCCGGCCGTATCCATATGGGCCATGTCCGTAACTATTCCATCGGTGATGTGGTTGGTCGTTTCAAGCGGATGCGCGGTTTTAATGTACTGCATCCCATGGGTTGGGATGCCTTTGGCATGCCGGCCGAGAACGCCGCCATCAAGAACAACTGCCATCCGGCTGCCTGGACCTATGAAAACATGGCCTACATGCGGGATCAGCTGAAGCAGATGGGGCTTTCCTATGACTGGGATCGTGAACTGGCCACCTGCGATGTCAGCTATTACCGCTGGGAGCAGAAGCTGTTCCTGGAGATGTACAAGCGGGGGATTGCCTACAAGAAGCAGTCATTTGTCAACTGGTGTCCCTCCTGTGAGACGGTGCTGGCCAACGAGCAGGTAGAGGATGGCGGCTGCTGGCGTTGTGATACCGAGGTGGTGCAGAAAGAGCTGGAGCAGTGGTTCTTCAAGATCACCGATTATGCCGAGGAACTGCTTGACTTTACCAACAAGCTGCCGGGCTGGCCGGAGCGGGTGCTGGTCATGCAGCGGAACTGGATCGGTAAAAGTACCGGCTGTGAGATCGACTTTGCCCTGGATGGCCGTGATGGTGCGATCCGCGTCTTCACTACCCGTCCTGACACCCTGTTCGGCGCTACCTTTATGTCCCTTGCGCCTGAACACCCGATGGCACTTGAACTGACAGCTCCAGAGCGGCGTGCCGAGGTTGAGGCGTTCATTGACAAGGTCAAGAAAACCGACCGGATCGCCCGCACCTCTGATGATCAGGAAAAAGAAGGGGTCTTTACCGGAAGCTACTGCATCAACCCGACCAATGGCCGGAAGATGCCGGTCTACCTGGCCAACTTTGTTCTGGTTGAGTACGGAACCGGCGCAGTTATGGCGGTGCCGACCCATGACCAGCGTGACTTTGAGTTTGCCAAAAAATATGACCTGCCGCTGGTGGTGGTAATCCAGCCTGAAGGGGAAACTCTTGATCCGGCCACCATGACCGCTGCCTACACAGAAGTGGGTACCATGGTCAACTCTGCCCAGTTTGACGGCCAGAAGAGCGACGCAGCCAAGGACAGCATCGCAACCTGGATGGAAGGGCAGGGCAAGGGCAAAAAAACGGTCAACTTCCGCTTGCGGGATTGGGGGGTGTCCCGTCAAAGATATTGGGGGTCTCCGATTCCAATCATCTACTGTGACTGCTGTGGCGTGGTGCCGGTGCCGGACAAGGATCTCCCGGTGGTATTGCCCCGTGACGTCCATTTCACCGGCGAAGGCGGTTCTCCCCTGGCAACCCTGGAGAGCTTCACCAAGGTGGATTGCCCGCTCTGCGGTAAGCCGGCCCGCCGTGAAACCGACACCATGGACACCTTTGTGGAGTCTTCCTGGTACTTCCTGCGCTACTGCTGCCCGGACTTTGAAGACGGTATGCTGGACAAGGCCCGTGCCCAGTACTGGATGTCGGTAGACCAGTATATCGGCGGGATTGAACATGCCGTGCTGCACCTGCTGTACGCCCGCTTCTTTACCAAGGTCATGCGTGACCTGGGCTATGTGGATGTGGATGAGCCGTTCACCAACCTGCTGACTCAAGGGATGGTGATCAAGGACGGCGCCAAGATGAGCAAGTCCAAGGGGAACGTGGTTGATCCCGATGCCCTGATCAAGCGCTACGGTGCTGACACAGCCCGTCTGTTCTCCCTGTTTGCCGCACCGCCGGAAAAGGATCTGGACTGGAACGAGCAGGGGGTTGACGGCTGCTACCGCTTCCTGAACCGGGTCTGGAAGCTGGTACATGAGCAGCTTGAGGCCGTGGCTGCTGCCCCGGCGCTTGATCCATCGGCACTGAGTGATGAAGAACGTACCCTGCGACGTGCTGTTCATAAGACCCTCAAGAAGGTCACCGAGGATATTGATGAGCGGTTCCACTTCAACACCGCCATTGCTGCGGTTATGGAGCTGATGAATACGTTACAGGGCGCCCGTCTGAATACCCCCCAGGCTGCAGCCGTGATGAAAGAGGCGCTGGAGCTGGTGGTCATCATGCTGGCACCGTTCGTGCCACATATTACGGAAGAGCTCTGGCAGTTGCTGGGGCATACCACGCCACTTTCCGCAACAACCTGGCCTGCCTGGGACAGCGAAGCGGTGCTGGATGAAGAGTTGTTGGTGGTGGTGCAGGTCAACGGCAAACTGCGCTCCAAGCTCTCGGTGGCGGTCGGCATTGATGAGGAGGCGATCAAACAGCTTGCCCTTGCTGATGACAAGGTCAAGGTCTTTACTGATGGCCTGCAGATTCGCAAGGTGATCTATGTACCGGGCAAGCTGGTGAACATCGTTGTCGGCTAG
- a CDS encoding SiaB family protein kinase: MDLYNLRKQFDESGMMMCFNGPFSHSIIEEIGTALRNHLAAENIAKAAVLDVFAVYIELAQNVRNYLALRELGHGDTAASIITIARWNEGYMVSSGNMVLQEDAALLCARINEINAMTPEELKRSYKEQMRREVQPGALGAGLGLLEIARHSSAPMHCSVRTIDETYVFFSLSAFV; the protein is encoded by the coding sequence ATGGATCTGTACAACCTGAGAAAGCAGTTTGATGAGTCCGGCATGATGATGTGTTTTAACGGTCCTTTTTCCCACAGTATCATTGAGGAGATCGGGACCGCGCTGCGCAACCACCTGGCAGCGGAAAACATCGCAAAAGCTGCGGTCCTGGATGTCTTTGCCGTCTATATCGAACTTGCCCAGAATGTGCGTAATTACCTTGCGCTACGTGAACTTGGCCATGGTGATACGGCCGCCTCGATCATTACCATCGCCCGCTGGAATGAGGGCTATATGGTCTCTTCCGGCAACATGGTCCTGCAGGAAGATGCAGCACTGCTCTGTGCCCGGATCAACGAGATTAACGCCATGACGCCTGAAGAGCTGAAGCGCAGCTACAAGGAGCAGATGCGACGCGAGGTCCAACCCGGAGCCTTGGGGGCAGGACTCGGATTGCTTGAAATTGCCCGCCATTCTTCGGCGCCGATGCACTGTTCTGTGCGCACTATTGATGAAACCTATGTCTTTTTCAGTCTTAGCGCTTTTGTTTAG
- a CDS encoding protein-glutamate methylesterase/protein-glutamine glutaminase, with protein MKPIRVLVVDDSAYSRRSISKMLEGMPGVEVVGYAVDGEEGIRQAISLKPDLVTLDLEMPRMDGFTLLRILTNRFSLPVLVISALSDADKVFRALEMGALDFVAKPMQGHARELSSIEQDLKWKVKQIMVSLLSKKARQTPPAPEVDKPRKSLRSAGKRAVELVAIASSTGGPPALQSIFSSFDQSYPFAVVVAQHMPHGFTRAFADRLNRTSPFTVREAHDGDPVEPGLALIAPGGCNLLLEEVGAGIRARVKPPEASDRYVPSADVLFTSCAPLYGSRMLAVVLTGMGNDGSKGVVAVKERGGQVLAESEDSAVVYGMPREAVATGCVDRVVPLPGISQAILACGGFGNP; from the coding sequence ATGAAGCCGATCCGGGTACTGGTGGTGGATGATTCAGCCTACAGCCGTCGCAGTATCAGCAAGATGCTGGAAGGAATGCCCGGGGTTGAGGTAGTCGGCTATGCGGTGGATGGTGAGGAAGGGATTCGTCAGGCTATCTCACTCAAGCCTGACCTGGTGACACTTGATCTTGAGATGCCGCGTATGGATGGATTTACGCTGCTGAGGATTCTAACCAACCGTTTCAGTCTGCCGGTACTGGTCATCAGCGCCCTGTCCGATGCTGATAAGGTCTTTCGTGCCCTTGAAATGGGGGCGCTTGATTTTGTTGCCAAACCGATGCAGGGCCATGCTCGTGAACTGAGCAGTATTGAACAGGATCTGAAGTGGAAGGTGAAACAGATCATGGTAAGCCTGCTCAGTAAAAAGGCTCGTCAGACGCCACCGGCGCCGGAGGTGGACAAACCGCGCAAATCACTGCGGTCAGCCGGCAAACGTGCCGTTGAACTGGTGGCTATTGCCTCGTCAACCGGCGGACCACCGGCCCTGCAATCGATTTTCAGTTCTTTTGATCAAAGCTACCCTTTTGCCGTGGTGGTTGCCCAGCATATGCCCCACGGGTTTACCCGGGCCTTTGCTGACCGCCTGAACCGCACCTCACCCTTTACGGTACGTGAGGCACATGATGGGGATCCGGTTGAACCGGGTCTGGCACTGATTGCCCCTGGTGGTTGTAATCTGTTGCTTGAAGAGGTTGGTGCCGGCATTCGCGCAAGGGTAAAACCGCCGGAAGCCAGTGATCGTTATGTCCCCTCTGCTGATGTGCTGTTTACATCCTGTGCCCCGCTGTACGGCAGCCGGATGCTGGCGGTGGTACTGACCGGTATGGGCAATGACGGCAGCAAAGGGGTGGTTGCAGTAAAGGAACGGGGTGGCCAGGTACTGGCGGAATCAGAGGATAGTGCGGTGGTCTATGGCATGCCCCGCGAGGCTGTGGCAACCGGATGCGTTGACCGCGTCGTGCCGTTACCGGGCATCAGTCAGGCAATACTTGCATGTGGCGGATTTGGTAATCCGTAA
- the lptE gene encoding LPS assembly lipoprotein LptE: MMLLLLVLSAAGCGYRFTADSGTRLPAGQTVWVPFFKNATVYANGSVALKRAIFDQFAEQRGILPAASAEQADLILEGTLTGYGAGVVSYSAADKAREYRLTITADIAVRQRGAAKDSAPLWRGTLSAWQDYPVAATIELQRSNEDAALTAASRKLAQQLIWSLEQQY, translated from the coding sequence ATGATGCTTCTGTTGCTGGTATTGTCAGCAGCAGGTTGCGGCTACCGTTTTACCGCAGACAGCGGCACCAGGTTGCCGGCAGGTCAGACGGTCTGGGTGCCGTTTTTCAAGAACGCCACGGTCTATGCCAATGGATCGGTTGCTCTGAAACGGGCCATCTTTGACCAGTTTGCCGAGCAGCGCGGTATTCTGCCCGCTGCAAGCGCGGAACAGGCCGATCTGATTCTGGAGGGGACTCTGACCGGTTATGGCGCCGGCGTGGTCAGTTACTCGGCTGCTGATAAGGCCCGGGAATACCGTCTGACCATTACGGCTGATATTGCGGTGCGTCAACGCGGTGCAGCCAAGGACAGTGCACCGCTCTGGCGCGGAACCCTCTCGGCCTGGCAGGACTACCCGGTGGCTGCCACCATTGAGTTGCAGCGCAGCAATGAGGATGCCGCTTTGACCGCTGCCAGCCGCAAACTGGCACAACAGCTGATCTGGAGTCTGGAGCAACAGTACTGA
- a CDS encoding SpoIIE family protein phosphatase → MQQLTLRTKFILITSAVFLIAAVAVSSFFSGVTSRIITAFALQSATSKALHDKNKILSIIDREVALSLKLVDDDLIRAWVAPGQSSAAKKAALQQLESYRRFFRDKSYFIARAADASYYNADRSMPPEQPRSSRLSRDNSSDSWFFDALRRVDTFEVHLNYDALIRQTKVWINAIIRDSRGDKIGIGGTGIDLTEFLQEIVLTDEPGTAVILIDRRGIIQAHHDKALVERNALEQDSDKRTTIFQLLEQPAEAEQLKKELENLAGQPRRKVAAFPVRINGHQSFAAVSYMPQIGWYTIALVDFSHVMQTATFLPIILASLFSLLAVITVIGYMINRMVLRPLNLLTGAAGQVAEGRYDIALPVLHRDEIGRLTQSFNSMAATVREHTAHLEERVLQRTRELTDANQLLEASQSRIMESLQYARILQAAILPDPQRFDRIFADWSVLYQPCDLVGGDLYWLHESGNGKVLLAVLDCTGHGVPGAFMTMTVNSVLNHIVDTLCADDPGRILQEANRLLQETLRLRQDGESLVDAGLDIGLCCIDLEQQSLTFAGAGISLYYTDEHQVSEIKGDRQRVGYSGSDLQFVYQNHQLTLHSAVACYLTTDGLLDEGGGPKGYGFGTARFRQLLSENRGLDLQRLFTVFAQRMDVWRGTRKQRDDITVLAFRL, encoded by the coding sequence ATGCAGCAACTGACGCTCAGAACAAAATTTATCCTGATTACTTCGGCAGTTTTTCTGATTGCCGCAGTTGCGGTCTCCTCTTTTTTTTCCGGGGTGACCTCCCGTATTATTACTGCGTTTGCCTTGCAGTCTGCCACCAGTAAGGCCCTGCATGACAAAAACAAGATCCTCTCAATCATTGACCGCGAGGTGGCACTGTCGCTCAAGCTGGTTGATGATGATTTGATCAGGGCCTGGGTTGCTCCGGGGCAAAGTTCTGCCGCTAAAAAAGCCGCCCTGCAGCAGCTGGAAAGTTACCGCCGCTTTTTCCGTGACAAGAGCTATTTTATTGCCCGTGCTGCTGATGCAAGTTATTACAATGCAGACCGCTCCATGCCGCCGGAACAACCCAGAAGCAGTCGACTCAGTCGTGATAATTCTTCAGACTCCTGGTTTTTTGATGCATTACGCAGGGTGGATACCTTTGAGGTTCACCTGAATTATGATGCCCTGATTCGCCAGACCAAGGTCTGGATCAATGCCATTATCCGTGACAGCAGGGGCGATAAAATCGGCATTGGCGGTACCGGCATCGATCTGACTGAGTTTCTGCAGGAGATCGTGCTGACGGATGAACCGGGAACTGCTGTCATCCTGATTGACCGTCGCGGCATTATCCAAGCTCACCACGACAAGGCGCTGGTTGAGCGCAATGCTCTTGAACAGGATTCTGATAAAAGGACCACCATCTTTCAGCTGCTTGAACAGCCGGCAGAGGCGGAACAGCTAAAAAAAGAGCTTGAGAATCTCGCAGGACAACCCCGAAGAAAAGTGGCTGCCTTTCCAGTCAGGATTAACGGGCACCAGTCATTTGCAGCAGTTTCCTACATGCCCCAGATCGGCTGGTACACCATCGCACTGGTTGACTTTTCCCATGTGATGCAGACAGCCACATTCCTGCCGATTATCCTGGCCAGTCTGTTCTCACTTCTGGCCGTCATCACGGTGATCGGGTATATGATAAACCGTATGGTCCTGAGACCGCTCAATCTTTTAACCGGGGCAGCCGGCCAGGTGGCCGAGGGACGCTATGACATAGCACTACCGGTGCTGCACAGGGATGAAATCGGTCGACTGACTCAAAGCTTCAATAGCATGGCCGCCACGGTACGGGAGCATACCGCACATCTTGAAGAGCGGGTACTGCAGCGGACCCGGGAACTGACCGACGCCAATCAGCTGCTTGAGGCGTCCCAGTCCAGAATCATGGAAAGCCTTCAGTACGCCAGGATACTGCAGGCTGCTATTTTGCCGGATCCGCAACGGTTTGACCGGATTTTTGCCGATTGGTCGGTTCTGTATCAGCCATGCGACCTGGTTGGTGGCGATCTGTACTGGCTGCATGAGTCTGGCAATGGCAAGGTGTTGCTGGCAGTGCTGGATTGTACCGGCCACGGGGTGCCGGGGGCCTTTATGACCATGACGGTCAACTCTGTGCTGAACCATATCGTGGATACTCTCTGCGCTGATGATCCGGGACGGATTTTACAGGAGGCAAACCGGTTGCTGCAGGAAACCCTGCGATTACGGCAGGATGGAGAGAGTCTGGTGGATGCCGGGCTTGATATCGGTCTGTGCTGTATCGATCTTGAGCAGCAGTCTTTGACCTTTGCCGGCGCAGGGATCTCCTTGTATTATACCGATGAACACCAGGTGTCTGAAATCAAGGGCGATCGGCAGCGGGTGGGGTATAGCGGCAGTGATCTGCAGTTTGTTTATCAGAACCATCAGCTGACATTACACAGTGCAGTAGCCTGTTACCTGACCACTGACGGTTTGCTGGATGAAGGTGGTGGTCCCAAAGGCTATGGGTTCGGAACTGCCCGTTTCCGTCAGCTGCTGTCTGAAAACCGTGGCCTTGATCTGCAGCGTCTGTTTACTGTTTTTGCACAGCGGATGGATGTCTGGCGTGGTACGAGAAAACAGCGTGATGATATTACCGTGTTGGCCTTCCGTCTGTAA